A stretch of the Helicoverpa armigera isolate CAAS_96S chromosome 5, ASM3070526v1, whole genome shotgun sequence genome encodes the following:
- the LOC110371416 gene encoding mitochondrial chaperone BCS1 — protein sequence MAIADYIASLSQNPYFGAGFGLFGIGAGAALLRRGVQTSMILFRRHCMITLEVPCRDKSYQWLLQWITHKGARQTQHLSVETSFQQKDTGQIKTKYNFIPSVGQHFFKYGGTWIKVDRTREQHTLDLHMGVPWETVTLTAFGRNKELYYNILEEARTMALKQHEGMTVMYTAMGSEWRPFGHPRRRRPLHSVVLRAGLADKILNDCLDFINNPNWYTDRGIPYRRGYLLYGPPGCGKSSYIMALAGELEYNICVLNLSERGLTDDRLNHLLSVAPQQSIILLEDVDAAFVSREDTAAQKSAYEGLNRVTFSGLLNCLDGVASTEARIVFMTTNYLERLDPALIRPGRVDMKEFVGYCDQDQIELMFLRFYKGEEAPEHAKTFARKVLEHKKVVSPAQIQGYFMFHKHSPPQDVLLDVPSIWTLG from the exons ATGGCGATCGCGGATTATATCGCTTCATTGTCACAAAATCCATATTTTGGTGCTGGATTTGGTTTGTTTGGTATCGGCGCCGGTGCAGCGTTACTACGAAGAGGTGTGCAGACGTCTATGATACTGTTTCGGAGGCATTGTATGATCACACTTGAAGTCCCGTGTAGAGACAAGTCCTACCAGTGGTTGTTGCAATGGATAACCCACAAGGGTGCTAGACAGACTCAACACTTGAGTGTAGAAACGTCTTTCCAACAAAAAGACACTGGccaaataaaaaccaaatacaattttattcctAGCGTTGGTCAACATTTCTTTAA GTATGGTGGCACATGGATAAAAGTTGACCGTACCAGAGAACAGCACACATTAGATCTCCATATGGGAGTGCCATGGGAAACGGTTACCTTAACAGCATTTGGAAGAAATAAGGAGTTATATTACAACATCTTAGAAGAAG CTAGAACAATGGCTCTAAAACAGCATGAAGGTATGACAGTTATGTACACAGCTATGGGCTCCGAATGGCGTCCATTTGGACATCCTAGAAGAAGACGCCCACTTCACAGCGTAGTGCTACGGGCTGGCTTAGCAGATAAAATTCTAAATGACTGTTTGGACTTCATCAACAACCCAAATTGGTATACTGACAGAGGAATACCATATAGAAGAG GTTACTTGCTGTATGGTCCACCTGGatgtgggaaatcatcataCATTATGGCTTTAGCAGGAGAATTAGAATACAATATTTGTGTACTTAATTTGTCTGAAAGAGGACTCACTGATGACAGGCTAAACCATCTTTTGAG TGTTGCACCACAGcagtcaataatattattagaagATGTTGATGCTGCCTTTGTTTCTCGAGAAGATACAGCTGCACAAAAGTCTGCATATGAAGGTCTCAATCGCGTAACATTTAGTGGGCTTCTCAATTGTCTTGATGGTGTTGCCTCTACTGAAGCCAGAATAGTGTTCATGACTACAAATTATTTAGAGAG GCTGGATCCTGCTTTGATTAGACCAGGCAGAGTTGATATGAAGGAGTTTGTAGGCTATTGTGATCAAGACCAAATAGAGCTCatgtttttaagattttataaaGGAGAAGAAGCACCAGAACACGCAAAAACTTTTGCAAGAAA ggtgTTGGAGCATAAGAAAGTGGTGAGCCCTGCCCAAATTCAAGGATACTTTATGTTCCACAAGCATTCACCACCACAAGACGTTTTGTTAGACGTTCCATCCATTTGGACACTgggataa